From Streptomyces sp. NBC_01754, a single genomic window includes:
- a CDS encoding HD domain-containing protein, translating into MTDASALRARWQDALAGARGRTPGPDPLPYADNLLERWAEPQRRYHTTAHLAQVLDHVDSLAGHAADPDLVRLAAWFHDAVYRPDRSENEERSAALAERALTEAGVPDAATAEVARLVRLTAGHDPADGDTNGAVLCDADLAVLASAPKEYAAYAAQVREEYGFVPDDVFREGRADVLRQLLGLPRLFRTPHGAEVWEPRARQNLTTELGLLTR; encoded by the coding sequence ATGACCGACGCCTCCGCACTCCGCGCCCGCTGGCAGGACGCCCTCGCCGGCGCCCGGGGCCGGACCCCCGGCCCCGACCCGCTGCCGTACGCCGACAACCTCCTGGAGCGCTGGGCCGAGCCCCAGCGGCGCTACCACACCACGGCCCACCTCGCCCAGGTCCTGGACCACGTCGACAGCCTCGCCGGCCATGCCGCCGACCCGGACCTGGTCCGCCTGGCCGCCTGGTTCCACGACGCGGTCTACCGCCCCGACCGCTCCGAGAACGAGGAGCGCAGCGCCGCGCTCGCCGAGCGGGCCCTGACGGAGGCCGGTGTGCCGGACGCGGCGACGGCCGAGGTGGCCCGGCTGGTGCGGCTCACCGCCGGCCACGACCCGGCGGACGGCGACACCAACGGCGCGGTGCTCTGCGACGCCGACCTGGCGGTCCTGGCCTCCGCCCCGAAGGAGTACGCGGCGTACGCGGCCCAGGTGCGCGAGGAGTACGGCTTCGTCCCGGACGACGTCTTCCGGGAGGGCCGGGCCGACGTCCTACGGCAACTCCTGGGACTGCCCCGCCTGTTCCGTACGCCCCACGGGGCCGAGGTGTGGGAGCCGAGGGCCCGGCAGAATCTGACGACGGAGCTGGGGCTGCTCACCCGCTGA
- a CDS encoding 5-oxoprolinase subunit B family protein — MSAVRVLPAGPGALLVELPSGEAAEAFHAELLRRRADGTLPAVREVVPGATTVLLDGIEPRAAGGLARRLTSWEIPPPRRDAGAAVEIPVVYDGPDLADTARAWGVGVAEVPRIHAGTEFRVAFCGFAPGFGYLTGLPAHLRVPRRATPRTRVPAGAVALAGPYTGVYPRPSPGGWQLIGRMPGPEALWDPGREPAALLGPGARVRFLVVEDAR, encoded by the coding sequence GTGAGCGCGGTACGGGTGCTCCCGGCCGGGCCCGGGGCCCTGCTGGTGGAGCTGCCCTCCGGCGAGGCGGCCGAGGCCTTCCACGCGGAGCTGCTGCGCCGCCGGGCCGACGGCACGCTGCCCGCCGTCCGCGAGGTCGTCCCCGGGGCCACCACCGTGCTGCTGGACGGGATCGAGCCCCGGGCGGCCGGGGGACTCGCCCGGCGGCTGACGTCCTGGGAGATACCGCCGCCCCGCCGGGACGCCGGTGCCGCTGTCGAGATCCCGGTGGTCTACGACGGCCCCGACCTCGCCGACACCGCCCGGGCGTGGGGCGTGGGAGTCGCCGAGGTGCCGCGCATCCACGCGGGGACCGAGTTCCGGGTGGCGTTCTGCGGGTTCGCACCCGGGTTCGGCTACCTCACAGGGCTGCCCGCGCATCTGCGTGTACCGCGCCGGGCCACTCCGCGTACCCGGGTACCCGCCGGAGCGGTGGCCCTGGCCGGGCCGTACACCGGGGTCTATCCGCGCCCCTCGCCCGGGGGCTGGCAGCTCATCGGCCGGATGCCCGGACCGGAGGCCCTGTGGGACCCGGGACGCGAGCCGGCGGCGCTGCTGGGGCCCGGGGCCCGGGTGCGCTTCCTCGTGGTGGAGGACGCCCGGTGA
- a CDS encoding LamB/YcsF family protein — MDLNADLGEGFGRWTLTEDEALLTCVTSANVACGFHAGDASVMRRVCDTAAARGVRIGAQVSYRDLAGFGRRAMDVPAAELTAETAYQIGALRVFAEAAGSFVAYVKPHGALYNRTVRDDGQAAAVVAGVLLAGGRPAVLGLPGSRLLAHAREAGLTAVEEAFADRAYTPRGTLVPRGEDGAVVHDPDEVVRRSVGMAVERAVTGADGGRIPVMARSLCVHGDTPGAAALARRVRAALEDAGVTVRAFV; from the coding sequence ATGGATCTCAACGCGGACCTCGGCGAGGGGTTCGGGCGCTGGACCCTCACCGAGGACGAGGCGCTGCTGACCTGCGTCACCAGCGCCAACGTGGCCTGCGGGTTCCACGCGGGCGACGCCTCCGTGATGCGGCGGGTCTGCGACACGGCGGCCGCCCGGGGCGTACGCATCGGGGCCCAGGTCTCCTACCGGGACCTGGCCGGATTCGGCCGGCGAGCCATGGACGTCCCGGCCGCCGAGCTCACCGCCGAGACCGCCTACCAGATCGGCGCGCTCCGGGTGTTCGCCGAGGCGGCCGGCTCCTTCGTGGCGTACGTCAAGCCGCACGGCGCCCTGTACAACCGCACCGTCCGGGACGACGGGCAGGCGGCCGCCGTCGTCGCCGGGGTGCTGCTCGCCGGCGGCCGCCCCGCCGTCCTGGGCCTGCCCGGATCCCGGCTGCTCGCGCACGCCCGGGAGGCCGGACTGACCGCCGTCGAGGAGGCCTTCGCCGACCGCGCCTACACACCCCGGGGCACCCTCGTGCCCCGGGGTGAGGACGGCGCGGTGGTGCACGACCCGGACGAGGTGGTGCGCCGGAGCGTCGGCATGGCCGTCGAGCGCGCCGTGACCGGTGCGGACGGCGGCCGGATACCCGTCATGGCCAGGTCGCTGTGCGTCCACGGGGACACCCCGGGGGCGGCGGCGCTCGCCCGCCGTGTCCGGGCGGCCCTGGAGGACGCGGGCGTCACCGTACGGGCGTTCGTGTGA
- a CDS encoding MurR/RpiR family transcriptional regulator, whose amino-acid sequence MTNDVKEIFKADSPPAPAALAAKVRTLAPSMTRSMQRVAEAVAGDPAGCAALTVTGLAELTGTSEATVVRTARLLGYPGYRDLRLALAGLAAHQQSGRAPAVTADIAVDDPIADVVSKLAYDEQQTLADTAAGLDTVQLGAAVSAAATARRIDVYGVGASSLVGQDLAQKLLRIGLIAHAHTDPHLAVTNAVQLRSGDVAIAITHSGSTGDVIEPLRVAFDHGATTIAITGRPDGPVTQYADHILTTSTARESELRPAAMSSRTSQLLVVDCLFIGVAQRTYETAAPALSASYEALAHRRNPRSR is encoded by the coding sequence GTGACCAATGACGTGAAGGAAATTTTCAAGGCTGATTCCCCGCCCGCCCCGGCGGCCCTCGCCGCCAAGGTGCGCACCCTCGCTCCGTCCATGACCCGCTCCATGCAGCGGGTGGCCGAAGCCGTCGCGGGGGATCCCGCCGGATGCGCCGCCCTCACCGTCACCGGTCTCGCCGAGCTGACCGGCACCAGCGAGGCCACCGTGGTCCGCACGGCCCGCCTCCTGGGATACCCGGGCTACCGCGATCTGCGCCTGGCCCTCGCCGGACTCGCCGCCCACCAGCAGTCCGGCCGGGCGCCCGCCGTCACGGCGGACATCGCCGTCGACGACCCGATCGCCGACGTCGTCTCCAAGCTCGCCTACGACGAGCAGCAGACCCTCGCCGACACCGCCGCCGGACTCGACACCGTCCAGCTCGGCGCCGCCGTGTCCGCCGCCGCGACCGCCCGCCGCATCGACGTCTACGGTGTCGGCGCCTCCTCCCTGGTCGGCCAGGACCTGGCGCAGAAGCTGCTCCGCATCGGCCTGATAGCCCATGCCCACACGGACCCGCACCTCGCCGTGACCAACGCGGTGCAGCTCCGCTCGGGGGACGTGGCCATCGCCATCACCCACTCCGGTTCCACCGGCGACGTCATAGAGCCACTGCGGGTGGCCTTCGACCACGGCGCGACGACGATCGCGATCACCGGCCGCCCGGACGGTCCGGTCACGCAGTACGCCGACCACATCCTGACCACCTCGACCGCCCGGGAGAGCGAGCTGCGGCCCGCCGCCATGTCCAGCCGCACGAGTCAGCTGCTGGTCGTGGACTGCCTGTTCATAGGAGTCGCCCAGCGCACCTACGAGACGGCCGCGCCCGCGCTGTCCGCCTCGTACGAGGCACTCGCGCACCGCCGCAACCCCCGCAGCCGCTGA
- a CDS encoding biotin-dependent carboxyltransferase family protein: MPEQGCGGVRPGAGAGPGLEVVRAGALTTVQDAGRGGWAHLGVPRAGALDGAARDLANRLAGNAPDAAVLETTLTGCAVRVSGARPVTVVVGGAVCRVTVDGRPVAWGAPVRVPPGAVLEAGHALHGLRAYLAFGGGLVPEPVLGSRSADLLSGLGPPVLRDGDVLPLGAVAPGSRLPAAGPAPWPGVPGELVLPVHPGPRDDWFTPAALRTLTTAVYRVAAQSNRIGLRTEGPPLERARGGELPSEGMVLGAVQVPPDGRPVVFLNDHPTTGGYPVVGVVAASALDAAAQAAPGTPVRFVPA, from the coding sequence ATGCCGGAGCAGGGGTGCGGCGGTGTGCGGCCCGGGGCGGGCGCGGGGCCCGGGCTGGAGGTGGTGCGGGCCGGGGCGCTGACCACGGTGCAGGACGCGGGACGCGGCGGCTGGGCGCATCTGGGTGTGCCCCGGGCGGGCGCCCTGGACGGGGCGGCCCGGGACCTGGCCAACCGGCTCGCGGGCAACGCGCCGGACGCGGCCGTGCTGGAGACCACGCTCACGGGGTGCGCGGTCCGGGTGTCCGGCGCCCGGCCGGTGACCGTCGTGGTCGGCGGGGCGGTGTGCCGGGTGACGGTGGACGGGCGGCCGGTGGCCTGGGGCGCGCCCGTACGCGTACCCCCGGGTGCGGTGCTGGAGGCCGGGCACGCGCTGCACGGGCTCCGCGCCTATCTGGCGTTCGGCGGCGGCCTGGTCCCCGAACCGGTGCTCGGCAGCAGGTCGGCCGACCTGCTCTCGGGGCTCGGCCCGCCGGTCCTGCGGGACGGCGACGTGCTGCCCCTGGGCGCGGTGGCTCCCGGGAGCCGTCTTCCGGCGGCCGGTCCCGCGCCCTGGCCGGGAGTGCCCGGGGAGCTGGTCCTGCCCGTGCACCCGGGGCCGCGCGACGACTGGTTCACGCCCGCCGCGCTGCGTACGCTCACCACCGCCGTGTACCGGGTCGCGGCGCAGAGCAACCGGATCGGGCTGCGCACCGAGGGGCCTCCCCTGGAACGCGCCAGGGGAGGCGAACTGCCCAGCGAGGGCATGGTGCTGGGCGCCGTACAGGTGCCGCCGGACGGGCGGCCCGTGGTGTTCCTGAACGACCATCCGACGACCGGCGGCTATCCCGTCGTCGGCGTGGTCGCGGCGTCCGCCCTGGACGCGGCGGCACAGGCGGCCCCGGGGACACCGGTGCGGTTCGTGCCGGCCTGA
- the murQ gene encoding N-acetylmuramic acid 6-phosphate etherase gives MTSTADANAADTDAATSDGYGELRAQLATLTTEAFRPELAEIDQLPTAEIARIMNGEDSTVPTAVARALPLIAAAIDATAERMARGGRLIYAGAGTAGRLGVLDASECPPTFNTDPCEVIGLIAGGPSAMVTAVEGAEDSKELAAADLDGLGLTADDTVVGISASGRTPYAVGAVEHARSLGALTLGLSCNADSALGTAAEHGLEIVVGAELLTGSTRLKAGTAQKLVLNMISTITMIRLGKTYGNLMVDVRASNEKLRARSRRIVSLATGASDQEIEAALTATDGEVKDAVLTILGGVDGPTASRLLTESHGHLRAALAAVRTT, from the coding sequence ATGACCTCCACCGCCGACGCCAACGCCGCCGACACCGACGCCGCCACCTCCGACGGCTACGGCGAACTGCGCGCCCAGCTCGCCACCCTGACCACCGAGGCGTTCCGCCCGGAGCTCGCCGAGATCGACCAGCTCCCCACGGCGGAGATAGCCCGCATCATGAACGGCGAGGACAGCACCGTCCCCACCGCCGTCGCCCGGGCCCTCCCGCTGATCGCCGCCGCGATCGACGCCACCGCCGAGCGCATGGCACGGGGCGGCCGGCTGATCTACGCGGGCGCCGGCACCGCGGGCCGCCTCGGCGTCCTGGACGCCAGCGAGTGCCCGCCCACCTTCAACACCGACCCCTGCGAGGTCATCGGCCTGATCGCGGGCGGCCCCTCCGCCATGGTCACCGCCGTCGAGGGCGCCGAGGACAGCAAGGAGCTGGCCGCCGCCGACCTGGACGGACTGGGCCTCACCGCCGACGACACGGTGGTCGGGATCTCCGCCTCCGGCCGCACCCCGTACGCGGTCGGAGCCGTCGAGCACGCCCGCTCCCTGGGCGCCCTCACCCTCGGCCTCTCCTGCAACGCGGACTCCGCGCTGGGCACCGCCGCCGAACACGGACTGGAGATCGTCGTCGGCGCCGAGCTGCTGACGGGCTCCACCCGGCTCAAGGCGGGTACGGCCCAGAAGCTCGTCCTCAACATGATCTCGACGATCACGATGATCCGGCTGGGTAAGACCTACGGGAACCTGATGGTCGACGTGCGCGCCTCCAACGAGAAGCTCCGCGCCCGCTCCCGCCGGATCGTCTCCCTCGCCACCGGCGCCTCCGACCAGGAGATCGAGGCGGCGCTCACCGCCACCGACGGCGAGGTGAAGGACGCCGTCCTCACCATCCTGGGCGGTGTCGACGGCCCCACGGCCTCCCGGCTCCTCACCGAATCGCACGGCCACCTCCGTGCCGCCCTCGCGGCCGTACGCACCACCTGA
- a CDS encoding PTS transporter subunit EIIC: MATEDKNRATAAAILPLVGGAANVGSIAHCMTRLRLGLRDRSLVDDEALKALPSVMGVVEDDTYQIVLGPGTVARVTPEFERLVEEGRDSAPGPAPTDTAPDASAAAAVSAQEPAAQGAAIKAEQKAKNATPFKLFLRRIADIFVPLIPALIGCGIIAGLNGLLVNLGRLPAVTPALAAMASGFMALIAVFVGYNTAKEFGGTPILGGAVAAIIVFPGVANIDAFGQTLAPGQGGVLGALGAAVLAVYVERWCRRWVPEALDVLVTPTLTVLVSGLVTIFGLMYVAGEVSSAIGTFADRLLSTGGAGAGFLLGGFFLPLVMLGLHQALIPIHTTLIEQQGFTVLLPILAMAGAGQVGAAAAVYLRLPRNESIRKTIRSAMPAGLLGVGEPLIYGVSLPLGRPFVTACVGGAFGGGFVGLFNQLGDSVGSTAIGPSGWALFPLLDGNHGLGTTVAIYGGGLLAGYVAGFVATYFFGFSASLLEEFNASQEPAPAAAPVTDGPASGSGRTGETGETGETGGPDDSGGSGGSGGSGSSSGSGDTGDSGGSPAKEPAGV; encoded by the coding sequence ATGGCTACTGAAGACAAGAACCGCGCCACCGCGGCCGCGATCCTTCCGCTCGTCGGTGGCGCGGCGAACGTCGGCTCGATCGCCCACTGCATGACCCGGCTCCGGCTCGGCCTGCGCGACCGTTCCCTCGTCGACGACGAGGCCCTGAAGGCCCTTCCCTCCGTCATGGGTGTGGTCGAGGACGACACCTACCAGATCGTCCTCGGCCCGGGCACCGTCGCCCGGGTCACCCCGGAGTTCGAGCGCCTCGTCGAGGAGGGCCGCGACTCGGCCCCCGGACCCGCCCCCACCGACACCGCCCCGGACGCGTCGGCCGCCGCGGCCGTCTCCGCGCAGGAGCCGGCCGCCCAGGGCGCGGCCATCAAAGCCGAGCAGAAGGCGAAGAACGCCACCCCGTTCAAGCTGTTCCTGCGGCGGATCGCCGACATCTTCGTCCCGCTGATCCCCGCCCTGATCGGCTGCGGCATCATCGCCGGGCTCAACGGCCTGCTGGTGAACCTGGGACGGCTGCCGGCCGTCACCCCCGCGCTCGCCGCGATGGCCTCGGGCTTCATGGCACTGATCGCGGTCTTCGTCGGCTACAACACCGCGAAGGAGTTCGGCGGCACACCGATCCTCGGCGGCGCGGTCGCGGCGATCATCGTCTTCCCGGGCGTCGCGAACATCGACGCCTTCGGCCAGACCCTCGCCCCGGGCCAGGGCGGCGTCCTCGGCGCCCTGGGCGCGGCGGTCCTCGCGGTGTACGTCGAGAGGTGGTGCCGCCGCTGGGTGCCGGAAGCCCTGGACGTCCTGGTCACCCCGACCCTGACCGTCCTGGTCTCCGGCCTCGTCACGATCTTCGGCCTGATGTACGTGGCCGGTGAGGTCTCCTCCGCCATCGGTACGTTCGCCGACCGGCTGCTCTCCACGGGCGGCGCGGGGGCGGGCTTCCTGCTCGGCGGCTTCTTCCTGCCGCTGGTGATGCTGGGCCTGCACCAGGCCCTCATCCCGATCCACACCACACTGATCGAGCAGCAGGGCTTCACGGTCCTGCTCCCCATCCTCGCGATGGCCGGGGCCGGCCAGGTCGGCGCGGCGGCCGCGGTCTACCTGCGCCTCCCCCGTAACGAGTCGATCCGCAAGACCATCAGGTCCGCCATGCCCGCGGGCCTGCTGGGTGTCGGTGAGCCGCTGATCTACGGCGTCTCGCTCCCTCTGGGCCGCCCGTTCGTCACGGCCTGTGTGGGCGGCGCGTTCGGCGGCGGCTTCGTGGGCCTGTTCAACCAGCTCGGTGACTCGGTCGGCTCCACGGCCATCGGCCCGTCCGGCTGGGCCCTGTTCCCGCTCCTGGACGGCAACCACGGCCTCGGCACGACGGTCGCGATCTACGGGGGCGGCCTGCTGGCCGGCTACGTCGCGGGATTCGTCGCCACGTACTTCTTCGGCTTCAGCGCCTCTCTGCTGGAGGAGTTCAACGCCTCCCAGGAACCCGCCCCGGCCGCGGCCCCCGTCACCGACGGCCCCGCATCCGGCTCGGGCCGGACCGGCGAGACCGGCGAGACCGGCGAGACCGGCGGTCCGGACGATTCCGGCGGTTCCGGCGGTTCCGGCGGTTCCGGCAGCTCAAGCGGCTCCGGTGACACGGGTGACTCCGGCGGCTCCCCGGCCAAGGAGCCCGCAGGGGTCTGA
- a CDS encoding DUF4031 domain-containing protein encodes MTVYIDPPTWPGHGYMWSHLVSDVSFEELHAFAAGIGCPSRAFERDHYDLPEARYADAVRAGAKEVGSKEIVRRITAAGLRRPKGRPAPGPSPVEASATPVEPSVTPRVPSVTV; translated from the coding sequence GTGACCGTGTACATCGACCCGCCGACCTGGCCGGGGCACGGGTACATGTGGTCGCACCTGGTCAGCGACGTGTCGTTCGAGGAGCTGCACGCGTTCGCCGCCGGCATCGGCTGCCCGTCACGTGCCTTCGAGCGCGACCACTACGACCTACCCGAGGCGCGTTACGCGGACGCGGTGCGCGCCGGCGCGAAAGAGGTCGGTTCGAAGGAGATCGTGCGCCGGATCACGGCCGCCGGGCTGCGCCGTCCGAAGGGCCGGCCGGCCCCGGGGCCTTCGCCGGTGGAAGCGTCCGCGACGCCCGTGGAGCCGTCCGTGACACCTAGGGTGCCGTCCGTGACCGTGTGA
- a CDS encoding copper homeostasis protein CutC — MSNRALLEVIALDAEDAVAAQAGGADRLEVITDMAADGLTPSPKTVAEIGAAVDIPMRVMLRVATGFAAGDIDVLVDKVREMRAEGAEEFVLGFLDQDGHADLVAVERLVAEMNGCPWTFHRAIDRAVDRDVLRKHLADLPGLDTYLTAGAATGVDDGIPTLLAEQARSGQPGYEARILVGGGLRLDHLPRLREGGVDAFHIGGAARPGGWSRPVDAAAVREWRAAIDA, encoded by the coding sequence ATGAGCAACCGTGCACTTCTGGAGGTGATCGCTCTTGACGCGGAGGACGCGGTCGCGGCGCAGGCGGGTGGTGCCGACCGCCTCGAAGTGATCACCGACATGGCCGCCGACGGCCTGACGCCCTCCCCGAAGACCGTCGCGGAGATCGGGGCCGCGGTGGACATCCCCATGCGGGTCATGCTGAGGGTGGCGACCGGGTTCGCGGCAGGCGACATCGATGTACTCGTCGACAAGGTGCGCGAGATGCGGGCCGAGGGCGCCGAGGAGTTCGTCCTCGGCTTCCTGGACCAGGACGGACACGCGGACCTGGTGGCCGTCGAACGGCTCGTCGCCGAGATGAACGGCTGCCCGTGGACCTTCCACCGGGCGATCGACCGCGCCGTCGACCGCGACGTCCTGCGCAAGCACCTGGCCGACCTGCCGGGCCTGGACACCTACCTGACGGCAGGTGCGGCGACCGGTGTCGACGACGGCATCCCGACCCTGCTGGCCGAGCAGGCCCGCTCCGGACAGCCCGGGTACGAGGCGCGGATCCTGGTGGGCGGCGGCCTCCGCCTGGACCACCTGCCCCGCCTGCGGGAAGGGGGTGTCGACGCCTTCCACATCGGCGGAGCGGCCCGGCCCGGCGGCTGGTCCCGCCCGGTGGACGCGGCGGCGGTACGGGAGTGGCGCGCGGCGATCGACGCGTGA
- a CDS encoding Cmx/CmrA family chloramphenicol efflux MFS transporter, with translation MPLAVYILGLSVFALGTSEFMLSGLLPPIAEDMDVSIPRAGLLISAFAIGMVVGAPLLAVATLRLPRRTTLIALISVFGLGQVAGALAGTYEVLFVSRVVSALACAGFWAVGAAVAIAMVPVNTRARAMAVMIGGLSVANVLGVPLGAFLGEHFGWRSAFWAVGAASAVALVGVVTRIPRIPLPAEKPRLRQEVAIYRDRQVWLAIVITALAAGGVFCAFSYLAPLLTDVAGLSSGRVPWVLALFGLGALIGTVIGGRVADAHLFGVLLSGISASTVFLVALALFASSQVAVVALAFLLGLSAFFTAPALNARMFNVAGAAPTLAGATTTAAFNLGNTGGPWLGGAVIDADFGYQAPAWAGAAMLVVGLAAVAAALRLSGGGPSRRIAGAAAAPLAVVDSPAGVTRSRTAP, from the coding sequence ATGCCGCTGGCCGTGTACATCCTCGGCCTCTCGGTCTTCGCCCTCGGTACCAGTGAGTTCATGCTGTCGGGGCTGCTGCCGCCGATCGCCGAGGACATGGACGTTTCCATTCCGCGGGCCGGGCTCCTGATATCCGCGTTCGCGATCGGCATGGTCGTCGGTGCCCCGCTGCTCGCCGTGGCCACGCTCCGGCTGCCCCGCCGTACGACGCTCATCGCCCTCATCTCGGTCTTCGGGCTGGGCCAGGTCGCGGGCGCGCTGGCGGGGACGTACGAGGTGCTGTTCGTCTCGCGGGTGGTGAGCGCGCTGGCGTGCGCCGGGTTCTGGGCCGTCGGGGCGGCCGTCGCCATCGCGATGGTGCCGGTGAACACGCGGGCGCGGGCGATGGCCGTGATGATCGGCGGGCTGTCGGTCGCCAATGTGCTGGGCGTGCCGCTCGGCGCGTTCCTCGGTGAGCACTTCGGCTGGCGCTCGGCGTTCTGGGCGGTGGGGGCCGCCTCCGCGGTGGCCCTGGTGGGGGTCGTCACCCGGATCCCGCGCATCCCGCTGCCGGCCGAGAAGCCCCGGCTGAGGCAGGAGGTGGCGATCTACCGGGACCGTCAGGTGTGGCTGGCGATCGTCATCACCGCGCTCGCCGCCGGTGGTGTGTTCTGCGCGTTCAGCTACCTGGCGCCGCTGCTGACGGATGTGGCGGGACTGAGCTCGGGCCGGGTGCCCTGGGTGCTGGCGCTGTTCGGTCTGGGTGCCCTGATCGGTACGGTGATCGGCGGCCGTGTCGCGGACGCGCACCTCTTCGGTGTGCTGCTGAGCGGAATCAGCGCGTCGACGGTCTTCCTGGTGGCACTGGCCCTGTTCGCGTCCAGCCAGGTCGCGGTGGTCGCGCTGGCGTTCCTGCTGGGACTGTCCGCGTTCTTCACCGCGCCGGCGCTCAACGCCCGGATGTTCAACGTGGCCGGGGCGGCCCCGACGCTGGCGGGCGCGACGACGACGGCCGCGTTCAACCTGGGGAACACCGGCGGACCGTGGCTCGGCGGTGCCGTGATCGACGCGGACTTCGGCTACCAGGCGCCCGCGTGGGCGGGCGCGGCCATGCTGGTCGTCGGCCTCGCGGCCGTGGCGGCGGCCCTGCGGCTGAGCGGGGGCGGGCCGTCCCGGCGGATCGCGGGCGCCGCCGCGGCACCCCTCGCCGTCGTGGACTCCCCGGCGGGCGTCACACGGTCACGGACGGCACCCTAG